The following coding sequences are from one Formosa haliotis window:
- a CDS encoding DUF2795 domain-containing protein, protein MYWTLELASYLSDAPWPATKDELIDYAIRTGAPLEVVENLQSIEDEGDSYDSIEEIWSDYPTDEDYLWNEDEY, encoded by the coding sequence ATGTATTGGACATTAGAATTAGCATCATATTTAAGTGATGCGCCTTGGCCAGCTACTAAGGATGAGCTGATTGACTACGCAATTAGAACAGGAGCACCTTTAGAGGTTGTAGAAAACTTACAATCCATAGAAGATGAAGGCGATTCTTACGACTCCATTGAGGAGATCTGGTCTGACTATCCTACGGATGAAGACTATCTCTGGAACGAGGATGAATATTAG
- a CDS encoding cob(I)yrinic acid a,c-diamide adenosyltransferase produces MKIYTKTGDKGTTALFGGTRVPKHHIRIESYGTVDELNSYIGLIRDQDINPAYKAILVIIQDRLFTVGAMLATPPEKAILKNGKERLNIPKIDEANITLLEKEMDAMNTELPPMTHFVLPGGHQTVSFCHIARCVCRRAERLASQLNEIEPLNPETLIYLNRLSDYLFVLARKLSHDLHADEVKWIPEKH; encoded by the coding sequence ATGAAAATCTATACAAAAACAGGCGATAAAGGCACAACTGCCTTATTTGGAGGTACGCGTGTACCCAAACATCATATCCGAATAGAAAGTTACGGAACTGTAGATGAATTAAATTCGTACATCGGATTAATTCGTGACCAAGATATTAATCCTGCCTACAAAGCCATTTTAGTCATTATACAAGATCGCCTATTTACAGTTGGCGCCATGTTGGCTACCCCACCAGAGAAAGCCATTTTAAAAAATGGAAAGGAGCGCTTAAATATTCCTAAAATCGATGAGGCCAATATTACGCTCTTAGAAAAAGAAATGGATGCTATGAATACCGAACTTCCACCAATGACACACTTTGTATTACCAGGTGGCCACCAAACCGTGTCATTCTGTCACATAGCACGCTGTGTTTGCCGTAGAGCCGAACGTTTAGCTTCTCAATTAAACGAAATCGAACCTTTAAATCCGGAAACCCTAATATATTTAAACCGTCTTTCTGACTATCTGTTTGTATTGGCACGAAAATTGTCTCATGACTTGCACGCAGACGAAGTAAAGTGGATTCCAGAAAAACACTAA
- a CDS encoding ABC transporter ATP-binding protein, translating to MSNVIEITNIIRDFKLGQETVHVLKGIDLTIKRGDYIAIMGPSGSGKSTLMNLLGCLDTPTAGTYILNGKDVSKMSDDELADIRNTEIGFVFQTFNLLPRTTALDNVALPMVYAGYSKSERTKRAEEVLTEVGLADRMDHKPNQLSGGQRQRVAVGRALVNKPSIILADEPTGNLDSKTSVEIMGLFNTIHQQGNTVILVTHEEDIAEHAHRIIRLRDGIIESDTRNEKIIVPA from the coding sequence ATGAGTAACGTTATAGAAATCACCAACATTATTCGCGATTTTAAACTCGGACAAGAAACCGTTCATGTATTAAAAGGCATCGATTTAACCATTAAACGTGGCGACTACATTGCCATTATGGGGCCTTCGGGTTCTGGAAAATCGACATTAATGAATTTGCTTGGCTGTTTAGATACACCTACAGCTGGAACCTATATTCTTAACGGAAAAGATGTTAGCAAAATGAGCGACGATGAATTGGCCGATATTCGAAATACAGAAATTGGATTCGTTTTTCAGACCTTTAATTTGCTACCCAGAACCACCGCTTTAGACAATGTTGCCTTACCAATGGTGTATGCAGGATATTCTAAAAGCGAACGTACCAAACGCGCCGAAGAAGTATTAACCGAAGTTGGTTTAGCAGATCGAATGGACCACAAACCCAACCAACTTTCTGGAGGGCAGCGCCAACGTGTTGCTGTAGGTCGTGCGCTAGTAAATAAACCATCAATAATTCTTGCCGATGAACCTACGGGAAATCTAGATTCTAAAACTTCTGTAGAAATTATGGGACTTTTTAACACCATACATCAGCAAGGCAATACGGTTATATTGGTAACTCACGAAGAAGATATTGCCGAGCATGCACATCGTATTATTCGTTTGCGCGATGGCATAATTGAAAGTGATACCCGAAACGAAAAAATTATAGTTCCGGCCTAA
- a CDS encoding O-methyltransferase, whose protein sequence is MQYFKFLIRATNQHGVHSPFVYNLVTLCFYDKKKYSEYAKIETYKAQLIKTNTALQITDLGSGSQFTTSNTRQVKQIAKQSGASLKHAKLLFRLARYFQFKHSLELGTSLGISTQALALGNTNSEIISIEGCPEISAFTSENLKQHTINNVTVKTGDFAEVIPEQNQNTFDFVLFDGNHNKTATLHYFELLLPKIHNDTVFVFDDIYWSKDMTEAWEHIKNHPKVKVTIDTFQYGFVFFRKEQVKEHFSIRL, encoded by the coding sequence TTGCAATATTTTAAGTTTTTAATACGTGCTACAAATCAGCATGGTGTGCACTCCCCTTTTGTTTACAATTTGGTGACTCTATGCTTTTACGACAAAAAAAAGTATTCGGAATATGCGAAAATTGAAACTTATAAAGCACAGTTAATAAAAACCAACACGGCTTTACAAATCACCGATTTAGGCAGTGGCTCCCAGTTTACCACATCGAACACACGACAAGTAAAACAGATTGCAAAACAATCGGGAGCATCTCTAAAACATGCCAAATTACTGTTTCGTTTAGCTCGTTATTTTCAGTTTAAACACAGTTTAGAACTCGGTACATCTTTGGGGATTTCAACTCAGGCATTAGCTTTAGGAAACACGAATTCTGAAATTATTTCAATAGAAGGTTGTCCGGAAATTTCGGCATTTACAAGCGAAAATCTAAAACAACATACAATTAACAATGTCACTGTAAAAACAGGAGATTTTGCGGAAGTGATTCCAGAACAAAACCAAAACACCTTCGATTTTGTCTTGTTTGACGGGAACCACAATAAAACGGCAACCTTACACTATTTCGAATTATTACTTCCAAAAATTCACAACGATACGGTATTTGTCTTCGATGATATTTACTGGTCTAAAGACATGACTGAAGCATGGGAACACATAAAAAATCATCCAAAAGTAAAAGTCACTATAGACACGTTTCAATACGGATTTGTGTTTTTCAGAAAAGAACAAGTCAAAGAACATTTTTCTATTCGGCTGTAG
- a CDS encoding ABC-F family ATP-binding cassette domain-containing protein, translating to MNYLTVENISKSYGELTLFENLSFSIHKDQKVAFVAKNGTGKTSILNILAGLDQPDTGQIIFRKGITVSFLPQEPILDASLTVEETIFNADHDILKVNKNYETALNNPEDEEAYQKAFEQMDRFNAWDFETQYKQILSKLKLDNFSQKVSSLSGGQKKRLSLANALINKPDLLILDEPTNHLDLEMIEWLELFFAKENMTLFMVTHDRFFLERVCNEIIELDQGELFSYKGNYSYYLQKKEERITQEAVETGKAKQLFKKELDWMRRQPKARTTKSKSRIDDFHDIKQRASKRRKDHQVELELNMERLGNKIVELHNVKKSFADKKILDGFTYNFQRGERVGIIGKNGTGKSTFLNILTETSKPDSGKITLGETVKFGYYTQGGIEVKPDQKVIDVVREFGDYIPLKKGRQISAQQLLERFLFDRKKQYDFVEKLSGGERKRLYLCTVLIQNPNFLILDEPTNDLDIVTLNVLEEFLLDFPGCLLVVTHDRYFMDKIVDHLFVFRGEGVIEDFPGNYSDYRAYEDSPEQTVTEDKKEKKNWKQDSGTKLSYNEQKEYNNIESKLKSLAFDKTALEEKFHNPDLSPDQISELSLQLEKIIQDIEAKEERWFELASKMEG from the coding sequence TTGAATTATTTAACTGTAGAAAATATTTCTAAATCTTACGGCGAACTTACCTTGTTCGAAAACCTATCATTTAGCATTCATAAAGACCAAAAAGTAGCTTTTGTAGCCAAAAATGGAACAGGAAAAACATCGATTTTAAATATTCTTGCTGGGTTGGATCAACCAGATACGGGGCAAATTATTTTCAGAAAAGGAATTACAGTTTCTTTTCTACCTCAAGAACCTATTTTAGACGCTTCTTTAACTGTTGAAGAAACCATTTTTAATGCCGATCACGACATTTTAAAGGTGAATAAAAACTATGAAACGGCTTTAAATAATCCTGAAGACGAAGAAGCCTACCAAAAAGCCTTCGAACAAATGGACCGTTTTAACGCTTGGGATTTTGAAACTCAATACAAACAAATTCTTTCGAAATTAAAACTGGACAATTTCTCGCAAAAGGTTAGTTCGCTTTCTGGTGGACAAAAAAAACGTTTATCCTTAGCCAATGCTTTAATAAACAAACCCGATCTTTTAATTTTAGATGAACCTACCAACCATTTAGATTTAGAAATGATTGAATGGTTAGAATTGTTTTTTGCTAAAGAAAACATGACTTTATTTATGGTTACACACGACCGTTTTTTCTTAGAGCGTGTGTGTAATGAAATTATAGAATTAGACCAAGGCGAACTTTTTAGCTATAAAGGAAACTACTCGTATTACCTGCAGAAAAAAGAAGAACGCATTACCCAAGAAGCTGTAGAAACCGGAAAAGCAAAACAACTTTTTAAAAAGGAATTAGATTGGATGCGCCGTCAACCTAAGGCGCGTACTACAAAATCGAAATCGAGAATAGACGATTTTCACGACATAAAACAGCGTGCCAGTAAGCGTAGAAAGGACCATCAAGTGGAGCTGGAGTTGAATATGGAGCGCTTAGGAAATAAAATTGTAGAGCTTCATAATGTTAAAAAATCATTTGCCGACAAGAAAATTTTAGACGGCTTTACTTACAATTTTCAACGTGGCGAACGTGTTGGAATTATAGGAAAAAACGGAACCGGAAAATCGACATTCTTAAATATTTTAACCGAAACTTCTAAACCCGATAGTGGTAAAATTACTTTGGGCGAAACCGTAAAATTTGGATATTATACCCAAGGTGGTATAGAGGTTAAACCAGACCAAAAAGTAATAGATGTGGTTCGCGAGTTTGGAGATTACATTCCGCTAAAAAAAGGACGCCAAATTAGTGCCCAACAGCTATTAGAACGGTTCTTATTCGACCGCAAAAAACAGTATGATTTTGTAGAAAAACTAAGTGGTGGCGAGCGTAAACGCCTGTATTTATGTACGGTTTTAATTCAGAATCCAAACTTTTTAATTCTTGACGAACCTACAAACGACTTAGACATTGTTACTTTAAATGTCCTTGAAGAGTTCTTATTAGATTTTCCTGGCTGCCTATTAGTGGTTACTCACGACCGTTATTTTATGGATAAAATTGTAGACCATTTATTTGTATTTAGAGGTGAAGGTGTAATTGAGGATTTCCCAGGTAATTATAGCGATTATAGAGCTTATGAAGACAGTCCGGAGCAAACCGTGACCGAAGATAAAAAGGAAAAGAAAAACTGGAAACAAGATTCTGGAACCAAATTATCGTACAACGAACAAAAGGAATATAATAATATTGAAAGCAAATTAAAATCGTTAGCCTTCGATAAAACAGCTCTGGAGGAAAAATTCCATAATCCAGATTTATCTCCAGATCAGATTTCTGAGTTATCCTTACAACTAGAAAAAATAATACAAGACATCGAAGCTAAAGAAGAACGTTGGTTCGAGTTAGCTTCAAAAATGGAAGGTTAA
- a CDS encoding polysaccharide biosynthesis/export family protein, translating into MSKFFVTACILLCLITSSCVSHKNMVYLQPVDTNDSIAKVVAAQTPYRVQLYDILNIRVKALDQDAVQIFNPMGEDLLNADSGERAYFDGFTVDLHGEIRIPALGKVNVLGYTTEEIEKILEKKLLEEQFKETANIFVTVKLTGLRYTVNGEVGSPGSNTLFQDRVNIFEAIANAGEIPITGDRKDILIIRQYPQGQKIHHIDITREDVMLSPYYYIQPNDIIYVKPLPQKSWGTGETGMQTLTTIATILTLGTTTLLLIDRL; encoded by the coding sequence ATGAGCAAATTCTTTGTTACCGCATGTATTTTATTGTGTCTTATAACGTCTAGTTGTGTGTCGCATAAAAACATGGTGTATTTGCAACCTGTAGATACTAACGATTCTATAGCCAAGGTTGTAGCAGCACAAACACCCTACCGCGTTCAGCTTTACGATATTTTAAATATTCGAGTAAAAGCGTTAGACCAAGATGCTGTTCAAATTTTCAACCCGATGGGAGAAGATTTATTGAACGCAGATAGTGGAGAACGCGCTTATTTTGATGGGTTTACTGTCGATTTACACGGTGAAATCCGAATTCCTGCTTTAGGAAAAGTCAATGTTCTAGGATATACCACCGAAGAGATTGAAAAGATATTAGAAAAGAAATTACTCGAAGAACAATTTAAGGAAACCGCTAATATTTTTGTTACAGTAAAACTAACGGGTTTACGGTATACGGTTAATGGTGAAGTGGGATCGCCAGGATCGAACACCTTATTTCAGGATCGTGTAAATATTTTTGAAGCCATTGCCAATGCGGGCGAAATTCCCATTACTGGCGATAGAAAAGATATATTGATTATAAGACAATATCCGCAGGGACAAAAAATACATCATATAGATATTACGCGAGAGGATGTAATGTTATCGCCATATTACTACATTCAGCCTAACGATATTATATATGTAAAACCACTTCCGCAGAAATCCTGGGGAACGGGAGAAACAGGTATGCAAACTTTAACGACTATTGCTACCATTTTAACTTTAGGGACTACAACCTTATTACTAATAGATCGCTTATAA
- a CDS encoding GumC family protein: MTQYEFDDQDQMESGGMTFDFRGYLFKVLNFWKLVLLCIGVALTIAYLINVRKQNIYRLDSLITVENDQNPFFTANTSISFNWGGVSGKVGKVITSLQTRTHNEKVVDSLQYYLEYLKEGEYRKEDIYTDAPFFITIDKQQGQVLNHPLGIRFLNDKEFELFSEFEKDRGTMQFYSDMRTERIGLPLGVFNKRFTIGEPVVLPFTHFTLHVKPKEQIAANAEYFINFLNFDQVVNTYKNAVKTEPFSKESSSVLKLSLTGHNKAKIVDYLNATTAILSRTELERKNLYATNTIKFIDSSLSTVNNNLKDVSDEMNSFRKQNKVFDVDAEMTEVSSRLREYEMAKELEQTKLNYLNALEDYLLTKTNYINIAAPSSVGIDEPNIQQSVGKITALAIERQSLEYTMKEGSDLFKDLDRRISAEKRVLLETIDATKRTIRLQLNSIQGQAASLEAKLSNLPEDQQQFLKIQRKLDISQEAYNLYMAKRSEAAIVKAANISDITAIDDAKDIGGGLIGPNKSLNYMMALMVGFFLPMLIIFIIYLLDNTIHGSDEVERLSRIPILGLIGKYKYHNNLVVFEKPKSAVAESFRSIRSSLQFIFKKQGDNDKLGKTIMVTSSVSGEGKTFTSINMATVYALSGKKTILLGLDLRKPKIFGDFGISNDLGMVNYFIGENTFEEVTFHSEIENLDVVPSGPVPPNPSELLMGDAMKTLIDKLRLEYDMIILDTPPLGLVTDALELTQYADATIFMVRLDYTKKGMLSLINAKHRMGEVKNISFVLNFYKHKTNHNYGYGYGYGYGYGYGYGYGVYGNAYHDKDGGKGVMGKFKRFLKRL; the protein is encoded by the coding sequence ATGACACAATACGAGTTTGACGATCAAGATCAGATGGAATCGGGAGGAATGACCTTCGATTTTAGAGGATATTTGTTTAAAGTACTTAATTTCTGGAAATTGGTACTTTTATGTATTGGAGTTGCCTTAACAATAGCGTATCTAATAAATGTACGGAAACAAAATATTTACCGCTTAGATTCTTTAATTACAGTAGAAAACGACCAGAATCCATTTTTTACTGCCAATACAAGTATTTCGTTTAACTGGGGTGGAGTCTCTGGAAAAGTAGGAAAAGTGATTACTTCTTTACAAACCCGAACCCATAACGAAAAGGTTGTGGATTCGCTCCAGTATTATCTTGAATATTTAAAGGAAGGGGAGTATAGAAAGGAAGATATTTATACAGATGCCCCATTCTTTATCACTATAGATAAGCAACAGGGACAAGTATTAAATCATCCTTTAGGGATTCGATTTTTAAATGATAAGGAGTTCGAGTTGTTTTCGGAGTTTGAAAAAGATCGAGGCACAATGCAATTTTATAGCGATATGCGTACCGAGCGTATCGGGCTGCCTTTAGGTGTTTTTAATAAAAGATTTACTATTGGAGAACCTGTGGTTTTACCATTTACTCACTTTACATTACACGTAAAACCAAAAGAACAAATAGCAGCCAACGCAGAGTATTTTATCAACTTTTTAAATTTCGATCAAGTTGTAAATACTTATAAAAATGCTGTAAAAACAGAACCTTTCTCTAAGGAATCGTCGTCGGTTTTAAAGTTATCGTTAACTGGTCATAATAAAGCTAAAATTGTAGATTACTTAAATGCAACGACGGCAATTTTAAGTCGGACCGAGTTAGAACGAAAAAACTTATATGCCACCAACACCATTAAGTTTATAGATAGTAGTTTGTCTACCGTAAACAATAATCTTAAGGATGTTTCAGACGAAATGAATTCGTTTAGAAAGCAAAATAAGGTGTTCGATGTTGATGCGGAAATGACAGAAGTTTCGTCGCGTTTACGGGAATACGAAATGGCGAAAGAGCTTGAACAAACCAAGCTAAATTACCTTAATGCTCTTGAAGATTACTTACTTACCAAAACTAATTATATAAATATAGCAGCGCCATCATCTGTAGGAATAGATGAACCAAATATTCAGCAAAGTGTGGGGAAAATCACCGCATTAGCCATAGAACGTCAGAGTTTAGAATATACGATGAAAGAGGGCTCAGATTTATTTAAAGATTTAGACCGCCGTATTTCTGCTGAAAAACGCGTGCTGTTAGAAACCATAGATGCTACCAAGCGAACCATCAGGCTGCAATTAAATAGCATTCAGGGACAGGCTGCTAGCTTAGAGGCCAAGTTGAGTAACTTACCAGAAGACCAACAGCAATTCCTGAAAATTCAGCGAAAGTTAGATATTAGCCAAGAAGCCTATAATTTGTATATGGCAAAGCGCAGTGAGGCTGCTATTGTAAAAGCAGCAAATATATCAGACATTACTGCTATAGATGATGCTAAAGATATTGGTGGTGGGCTAATAGGCCCGAATAAGTCTCTAAATTATATGATGGCTTTAATGGTTGGATTTTTCCTGCCTATGCTTATTATTTTTATAATCTACTTGTTAGATAACACCATTCACGGTTCCGATGAAGTCGAGCGTTTGTCGCGTATTCCAATTTTAGGCCTTATCGGGAAATACAAGTATCATAACAATTTAGTGGTTTTCGAAAAACCTAAATCGGCAGTTGCAGAATCCTTTAGGTCTATTCGTTCTAGTTTGCAATTCATCTTTAAAAAACAAGGAGATAACGACAAGCTCGGAAAAACCATTATGGTTACCTCGTCGGTAAGTGGAGAAGGAAAGACCTTTACCTCGATTAATATGGCTACGGTATACGCCTTGTCTGGTAAAAAAACGATTTTATTAGGGTTAGACTTGCGTAAACCTAAAATATTTGGCGATTTTGGTATATCGAACGATTTAGGAATGGTGAATTATTTTATAGGAGAAAACACCTTCGAAGAAGTTACCTTTCATTCAGAAATAGAAAATTTAGATGTTGTGCCCTCTGGTCCAGTACCTCCAAATCCATCAGAGTTATTAATGGGTGATGCCATGAAAACTCTGATAGATAAATTGCGCTTGGAGTATGATATGATTATTCTAGATACGCCGCCATTAGGTCTTGTAACCGATGCTTTAGAGCTTACACAATATGCAGATGCAACCATTTTTATGGTGCGTTTAGATTATACTAAAAAAGGTATGCTCTCTTTAATTAACGCAAAACATCGCATGGGAGAAGTTAAAAACATCAGTTTTGTACTTAACTTCTATAAGCATAAAACAAATCATAATTACGGGTATGGCTACGGATATGGATATGGCTATGGATATGGATATGGATATGGTGTTTACGGAAATGCTTACCACGACAAAGATGGAGGCAAAGGTGTAATGGGCAAATTTAAACGATTTTTAAAACGATTATAG
- a CDS encoding exonuclease domain-containing protein: MYTIIDIETTGSGNKITEIAILKHDGTKVIETFSSLVNPEAYIPDYITALTGIDNSMVADAPTFSEIAQQVLEITEDTIFVAHNVNFDYNIIRNAFKELDIDFKRKKLCTIRLSRKLIPGHQSYSLGKLCAALNISVYDRHRALGDAEATAILFDLLLAQDQAKTVFQDFLKPSSKEATLPPNLPSDVFNAIPNAPGIYIFKNKKGTIIYVGKAKDLKKRVLSHFYNKSAKEMNLCRETADISFELSGTELIALLMEDAAIKAHYPEFNQAAKRNPKAFAIFSYEDRNGIKHLAYNTLKSAPNPLKIYYSITDCRQQLEQYCKAFNLCPKYCHLQEGVSECSHYIIDDCNGICKQLETAEAYNLRVEEAIETIKNSNQEVVLKQAGRHEDESAFILIQDGFYKGYGFIDHTEQIMCTDDLERFLIPQNDTMHTQKILQSELLKRNASVITETVVS; the protein is encoded by the coding sequence ATGTACACGATTATAGATATAGAAACCACAGGAAGTGGCAATAAAATTACCGAAATCGCTATTTTAAAACACGATGGCACAAAGGTTATCGAAACATTTTCTTCTTTAGTAAACCCTGAGGCCTACATTCCAGATTATATTACAGCCTTAACCGGTATTGATAATAGTATGGTTGCAGATGCTCCTACATTTTCGGAAATTGCACAACAGGTTCTAGAGATTACAGAAGACACTATTTTTGTGGCTCATAATGTTAATTTCGATTATAATATTATTCGAAATGCCTTTAAAGAACTTGATATCGATTTTAAGCGAAAAAAATTGTGTACCATTCGCTTGTCTAGAAAGCTTATTCCAGGACACCAATCTTACAGTTTAGGAAAACTATGTGCTGCATTAAATATTAGTGTTTACGACAGGCACCGAGCGCTTGGCGATGCTGAAGCTACAGCTATTTTATTCGATTTACTTTTAGCCCAAGACCAAGCCAAAACTGTATTTCAAGATTTCTTAAAACCTTCATCTAAAGAAGCCACCCTACCACCAAATTTACCAAGCGATGTTTTTAATGCCATTCCCAATGCACCTGGAATCTATATCTTCAAAAACAAAAAAGGAACCATTATTTATGTAGGTAAAGCCAAGGATTTAAAAAAACGTGTTTTAAGTCATTTTTATAATAAATCGGCGAAAGAAATGAATTTATGCCGAGAAACTGCCGATATTTCGTTTGAGTTGTCGGGAACTGAACTTATTGCTTTACTTATGGAAGATGCGGCTATAAAAGCGCACTATCCAGAATTTAATCAGGCCGCAAAACGGAATCCAAAAGCATTCGCTATTTTTAGTTACGAAGACAGAAACGGGATAAAACATCTGGCCTATAACACATTAAAATCGGCACCAAATCCTCTTAAAATTTATTATTCTATTACCGATTGCAGACAGCAATTAGAGCAGTATTGCAAAGCATTTAATTTATGTCCGAAATACTGCCATCTACAAGAAGGTGTCTCGGAGTGTTCACATTATATTATTGATGATTGCAATGGTATTTGTAAACAATTAGAAACTGCTGAAGCCTATAATCTAAGAGTAGAAGAAGCTATAGAAACCATTAAAAACAGCAATCAAGAGGTGGTTTTAAAGCAAGCAGGAAGACATGAAGATGAATCGGCTTTTATTTTAATTCAGGATGGGTTTTACAAAGGTTACGGTTTTATAGATCATACTGAACAAATTATGTGTACAGATGATTTAGAACGCTTTTTAATTCCGCAAAACGATACCATGCACACTCAAAAAATATTACAGAGCGAATTATTAAAAAGAAACGCGTCTGTTATAACAGAAACAGTGGTGAGTTAA
- a CDS encoding XRE family transcriptional regulator, protein MYMIASNIRHLRTLKKLSQEALAKALNITRSRIGSYEEGRSEPSIEMLIAFSEYFKIPIDIFLRTDLSKTNDASFLKVGEQRILFPMVVDIDHDDLIEVVPIKASAGYLNGYDDPEYIDQLQKIKLPFLPTGKHRAFPIKGDSMLPMKDGAFVVARFIEDKTDIQNGRTYVLLTSNQGMVYKRVYNHLKDKQGLLLVSDNKAYEPYFLPIQEVLEIWEFTCSINTQEYDQHELQISSIIRMFNELGVELKALEKMMH, encoded by the coding sequence TTGTATATGATTGCTTCAAATATTCGTCATTTAAGAACGCTAAAAAAACTATCGCAAGAAGCACTTGCTAAAGCTTTAAACATCACGCGCTCTCGAATTGGGTCCTATGAAGAAGGTCGCTCAGAACCTTCTATAGAAATGCTTATCGCATTTTCAGAATATTTTAAAATTCCTATAGACATCTTTTTACGAACAGATTTATCTAAAACTAATGATGCATCGTTTCTAAAAGTTGGAGAGCAACGTATCCTCTTTCCTATGGTTGTAGATATCGATCATGACGACCTTATAGAAGTGGTTCCTATAAAGGCTTCTGCGGGGTATTTAAATGGGTACGACGATCCGGAATATATAGATCAATTACAAAAAATAAAATTACCTTTTTTACCTACTGGTAAACATCGGGCGTTCCCTATTAAAGGAGATTCTATGTTGCCTATGAAAGACGGTGCTTTTGTTGTCGCTCGCTTTATTGAAGATAAAACAGATATACAAAACGGACGTACTTATGTGCTTTTAACCAGTAATCAGGGTATGGTTTACAAACGGGTTTACAACCATTTAAAAGACAAACAAGGTTTACTGTTGGTGTCTGACAATAAAGCGTACGAACCTTATTTTCTTCCTATTCAAGAAGTCTTAGAAATTTGGGAATTTACCTGCAGCATAAACACCCAAGAATACGACCAACACGAACTACAAATAAGTAGTATAATCCGAATGTTTAATGAGCTTGGAGTAGAATTAAAAGCTTTAGAAAAAATGATGCACTAA
- a CDS encoding Spy/CpxP family protein refolding chaperone translates to MKKQYIILLLTLFSLQAFSQNKGEKIKTLKIAFITEKLNLTKAEAQKFWPVYNAYETENNTLRNAMREQRKATDINNLSETEAKTKLKTMLANNDEKHRLFNEYIKDLQGILPAKKIILLKKSEDEFKNKMFEEYKKRHNDKK, encoded by the coding sequence ATGAAAAAACAATATATCATCCTCCTACTTACGTTATTTTCATTACAAGCATTTTCTCAAAATAAAGGCGAAAAGATTAAAACCTTAAAAATAGCCTTTATTACAGAAAAACTAAATTTAACTAAAGCTGAAGCGCAAAAATTTTGGCCTGTTTACAATGCATACGAAACCGAAAACAATACACTTCGAAATGCTATGCGTGAACAACGAAAAGCAACAGACATCAATAATTTAAGTGAGACTGAAGCTAAAACTAAATTAAAAACCATGCTTGCTAATAATGACGAAAAGCATCGATTATTTAATGAGTATATTAAAGATTTACAAGGTATACTGCCCGCAAAAAAAATAATTCTTCTCAAAAAATCTGAAGACGAATTCAAAAATAAAATGTTCGAAGAATACAAAAAAAGGCATAACGATAAGAAGTAA
- a CDS encoding RNA polymerase sigma factor, translating into MINESQLLEQLKSESTRDRAFKELIRLYKERLYWHIRNIVKSHDDADDVLQNTFIKVFKNIGTFKGDSKLYSWMYRIATNESISFINKRAKLLQISNEETQQLALEQLKSDIYFEGDEIQLKLQEAISKLPQKQQLVFNMRYFEDIKYKDMSEILETSEGALKASYHLAVKKIEDYLTTD; encoded by the coding sequence ATGATAAACGAATCCCAACTTTTAGAGCAACTAAAATCTGAGTCGACCAGAGATCGTGCTTTTAAAGAGCTTATTCGTTTGTATAAGGAACGTTTATATTGGCATATTCGTAATATTGTAAAATCGCATGACGATGCAGACGATGTGTTGCAAAATACGTTTATAAAAGTTTTTAAAAATATAGGTACCTTTAAAGGAGATAGCAAACTCTATTCTTGGATGTATCGCATTGCAACCAACGAATCGATCTCGTTTATAAATAAAAGAGCTAAATTGTTACAAATTTCAAACGAAGAAACACAACAATTGGCATTAGAACAATTAAAATCTGACATCTATTTTGAAGGCGATGAGATACAGCTTAAATTACAAGAAGCGATTTCTAAACTACCTCAAAAACAGCAGTTGGTTTTTAATATGCGATATTTTGAAGACATAAAATATAAAGACATGTCGGAAATTTTAGAAACTAGTGAAGGGGCCTTGAAAGCCTCGTATCACTTAGCCGTAAAAAAAATTGAAGACTATTTAACAACCGATTAA